The Diorhabda carinulata isolate Delta chromosome 4, icDioCari1.1, whole genome shotgun sequence genomic interval TTGTCTCCAGTTCAttctcttttattgtttttatcatcCTATCCATGGTAAATACCAAAATAcacaaacaatataatatatatcaaattattgcgaaggtaattaaaaaatatacgtCAGGCTCTCTAAACgcaattttgagaaatttgtacatttttgatGTAAATTTAGCATCAACGTCGTTCTTGGGAAATCAGCTAAAGTAACAAAATTAACTTTTCGACAACTAATAATTACTTTTGTGATAAATTGAatggtgattatttttttagtttaatacATTGTAAACTATGTATAAGGTTTGATAATGAGAAATATATGTAGATATAGATTTATTCATCTTAATTTTCAGGGAACTAGAACAATTaggtatgtaaataaaaaaatgttaccaaATTTTACGAGTAGGTgttaaataatggaaaatgttattaactAAGACCGaagattttatattatagatatcCAAATAATAAGTTTTACGTAAATGATCAATCTTAGGGACATTccttatattataaaatttgacacaAGCCCTGTCAAACTAGATcagataattaaaaatatctctgGATCAAGGATATTATTCcgattttttatcatatatatatgtaaaatttcaatactatCGTATATTTAGTAATTATTATcgttaaattgatattttaatttaaattccGCCATACTATCCCACCATTACGATTTCCATCGGCCATTTAAAAGTATGGCAGATTCTAGTTTATAAGAGATGGCTGctacaaatcaaaacaaaagcGAATCTTCGTCAACTTCGTTATCTATGATATTTCAGAGATTCAGTTAATAAATGAAGCAGTTTTAAACAATCGATAGTGCTTACATAGTGACCTTGAAGTTCTAAATCAATTCGGACGTGAGAAATTCAGtgaaaaatttgcaaaaatgaTTAACAAGACTTACCGTCACTAGCACCTGATGCCCACATAGTTACAGAAAATTCACcttccattgtttttatttgaacttgTTTTTGTTCCCATTTCCGGGGTTTTGTTTCAACGTGCATATCACTgagcaaaatttcattttcacgtCGAGAAAGAACACCACGATTTTTTACAGTCTTTTTTCGTTTAGAAGGTCCCGGCGAAGATTCAACGTATAAATCGGAAGAATCGGGAACTGGTACGTCGTAAATATTTAAGGGGTCGCCGGAATCATCTATAATTTCTTCTTGTGCTTCTAAAATAATGTCTCTGCCCAGATCTCTACCTTCTAAAGATTGCATTGACATCATATGTTCTCCGCATTCTACGATTGTTTCACAACCATCGCTCATATCTACGGGAATAGTCTCAATTTCAACGCATTCTTGGATGTCcggttgaatttcgacttcgcACATGATATTTTGATGGTCCGCCATCACAATGGCTgctattttgtttataaaagaTGGTCGAACAAATATGGCCACTCACAACACAACAATGGCGGACAACAAAACTGTCCAACGCCAGCCAGTTCTAATGAAAAActagttttcaaaaatgaaatgatcAACGACACAGCAAACCATCGTCTTTCACTGTCGTTCCCATATATATAAGCTTAGTTGTACATATCGGAATGTCGTTACTACGTTCAAAATATTTCGGTTCCACCGCCATCTACaagtgaatagaaaaaatacataGTGAAAAATTTCATCCAGCAGTTATTTATTCCGAAAAATGTTAAATTGCAGTTTTCTATAATAGGTGGCAGCACACATATgctagaaattttaaaaaattaaaataaatttatgaatcttcataattattagagaaaaaaacgtacatagaaaatgttttttttttattttcaaaataatagaattgaCGAAATGCAGATTTTAcggttatttttgaaaattacttatttaagtatgatgaaaaaaaaagtgtataCGAGTGGTGATTGTGAAGTAAAGATTTCAAAAGGTTATTTTATGTATGTCCTTGACAGAAAAACAGGAGAATGGACTCGGGATTTGACAAcggattttaataataaaaaacagataaggcgtttataatttattgattagtattaataaattgttgagatatatagaataatggaaaaatgacaaaaatattcgttaaaaagtatattttttacctaatttgatatttttaacaacGGTTGATTCGTTTTTTAGCGTTAGCTGAGTATTTGTTTTATACAGGGGTTTCAACTGTTATATCTTGAGTTTAAAATACCAGGATttaactgaataaaatatttccattcatCGAGTTACAGGGCTATGTCAATATTGACATAACTCCATTTCAGGGTGGTCCAAATGATCTACAATCGCGATACGTGTTTCACAccatcgaataaaaaaattccacagCCAAAGACATTCTTCTCATTCCCTGGATTGCCACTCTAAACCCAAGAGGAAACTTTTTTAACCTCCGCTTCGGCCTACGAAGATCTCCTTGGCTGCAACAAATAGCACAGGAAGGAGgaataaagaagaaaacaataCAGCAAATAAATGAAGTAGAAAAGAATCGGAAAGAGAagaaaaattggataaaatgaGAACGAAAACTAAAATCCCTATACTCTAATGCTCGAAAGGGCAAGAGTTCTAGAAAAGAAGtaggaagaaaaataataaatataaagtttattttcgaattttaaaattttctcaaagTAGAAATTTATTGAACCTCTTTCatgaattgttattttaaaataactgaaattctTTGCTTATTCAGTGCAGTTAGGTTATGGAAGTAGTCGTCAACCATCCCGTGTCCACGTTAACTTGCAATAAGAACACACCGATATCACACTACCCTCTAGACCAGGGATGGGAAaactacggcccgcgggccatCTCCGGCCCGCGACCAGCAAACAAAAGTTAAggacaattttctttttatcagaaattacattctcatGAATTGGCAGTAAAGGCAGTACCCGTAGGGCATAAAACCCGTAAGTCCGATTGTCGTCGAACGTACTACCCATTTGAGGCAACTATTTTTGAACACcagcaaattggaattttataagtcCTTATCCCGGACACAATACCCAAATATAGTTTTCCACGCCCAGAAAATAATGACTATGTTTGGTACAAGCTATTTGTGCgaacaaacgttttcaataatgaaaaaattgttttcgtaATAGGCTTTCAGATGAcctccttttttcattgttaaaaatttcagcATCACAAATGGAGCCGGCTTATGATGAAGTcatgcagaaacaaaaacagttccacaTGTCACATGTTCCCACAAAGACCAGCGCCACTCAACTTTCTACTTCGCAGCTAATTAaagttcaattaattaaatgttatttttaaatattacacaataaattagtatttcaaaaaatttatggcaatatttttattttagtaaataatgaaatGTCTCAACTTGGCCCGCCATATATTTTGTTAGCAAAAATTGGCacacaaagaaaaaagtttccccatccctgCTCTATACCATAATCCTTCACGATCTCaaccctgcagaggaaaaaaatttgctaTATCAGGGCCATTTTTGAAACCTCAAAAATGTCCCTATCCCTCTCCGAAATACACCAACGAGTTACAGGGTGTTTGAAAGTTCTGAAATTATGATTCCCAAAAACTATTTGACGTATCCTTGTCATATTTAGAGGAAACTGTTTGTGTCAAAAGGATTCTATCCATAAGAGATTTCAATCATTCGGTTTAccaaataatattatgtaaattgtttttactatttattaaaaacgtattataaataattagatatacTTCAGTGACAATTTCCTTGTCACGAAAACTATACAAAGTCGTGgaatataatatattgtatgtaaaaaaagtttttaatggtgatgaccaattgataataatattggAAACAGACATCCTgcaattagaaataataattcgATAACTCTCAACCGTGGACCTACAGatgataatttcgaattttctattTGAGGCAGCTTATCGTAACCGTGACTGTGACCCTGAGTTATGTCTGCTAAAACGTGAACAGTAGCTACATATAAAAAAGTTCCTGCTGAAAACAGCATGGCTATACCtgtaaaacgaaaaaaaaatatatcacacATACTTTCATGTGGAAAaccaattttatataaatagtattGTGTTTCAAATTTACGATATGTACATTCAAAAAACAGTTTCAAggtttttgttcaaattaattggatttGAATCGATAACAATCCCACAGCGACCCATCTTATAATAGTGAATGAGTTTTTGGACGATTGGTATATAATTTAATACCCACAAAAGAGTTCTCAGAATTTCTagaaaatagagaataaaaaaataaacagaccttcctagaaattattcaaaagaactaatgtaaataaaccTCCTGCtacaataaaatcaaacatCGAACGAATTGCGGATATATCCAACGTATATAAAAGGCGCCACGCGCCTTCGTCTAATTTTAGAATTCCTCTACATCTACACAGGACCGACTTCAGGGTGGTAACGCATACGTAACATTACCCTCTCTTTAGATAGAATTCTATAATTCGGCAAAGGCGCGCAGTGCTTTTGGCATACTTTTTATAAACCACAGAAttcgtttgatatttgttttatgtaagtttttattgtagcaggcggtttatttacattgtttcttttgtataatttataagaaagtctatttatttgttttctttctttattttctaaaagtttTCCGAATTCTTTTGGAATATATAAGGAGTTTCTGTAAcgcagtttagttagtttataataaatagtcgtagtgaacagaccgaaTTAGCAAAGAatctgaataaaatattcaagttagttaagtgatagtgataagtgattatataaattacttaagtgtagtgtatagtatttatataaattaagaacgtaagagacagtgtctagtaattcaccccacgaatagaaatcgtataaataaagaagaaaaatattacattggTGTCAGGACTGGCTCCAGGGCGGAGACGCGTTCgtaacaatattgaaaaaaagtctCCCACACACAGATATGGAAcatatttaataaatgttttagtttagttggaatttctggaaccgttagtgatattcatattgaacacactgtttacaccaataGTCACAATTACAccgtttgacgcgcgtttcgaaaaccaagttttcgtcttcagagactgaagactCTTCTTAAAGAGTAGATTGTAGGtactgtatattaataaaaaaattataacaaccTTAAAAAGCAGTTTACCTGTTCCATTCAAAGAACTCagtgtttctttttgtttttgtcctATTCCAAAGTAAGTAACACACGTTAGGACAGGAGCggataatgaaaatatcagcAAGTGTTTACGTATCCTTTGCCTGcaacaaaacaatattcaatTCATTCAGTGGGTAGTTGAAGACTATTTTCTAAAGTTTTGAACaaagtatataaattttgtttaatataccTTTCCATGCCTTCGTGTAAAAGAAAACTAACGAGTCCAAAGGCTGCCGGTGCTTTGTGCAACATAATAGCTAAAAACACAATTATTTCAACATCTGCATGACTAGTTGTAGCTGCGGCACCGAGTGCAACCCCATCAGCAGCTGCATGAACCACTAAACCTATTGTTGCTGTACTATTTCGTTCAGATGGATtcagattttcatttttactcTGGGATATCTGGAAGCAAGCAACTTTTAATACAATTCATTTATAACATAATatcatattaataaattatttagacTATTAAAGGATCTTAAATTAAAACACCTACTTCATTTTATTGGAACCTCTAACCattgaaatatgtttattatatacACATTTCTGTCTCAATTTTAACGAAATACATATTCTCAATAAAGCAGCACTAGTGTTGTGAGTTGTATTATATTTAAACATagattcaataaatttttattcaggaGATTTGTTATATACTTCCTATTTGTATTTAGTTTCAATATATGACAACACCATGTGAACTAATGGAAACACAGACGTAAACAAGTGGAAACTACTTTCAGCCAGTTCAAAGCAGCGTTTCTCAGTTTGTGACATTGTGCccttgttttatttgtttcaaagttGTACATTACATATTTAGATGTTTTTTgtaagtgaaatatttaaataagtgCAGTATATGTAAAATAGGTGATCTGTAACCTTGCTAAAGCTAAAAGTTCGGATTCTGAAGCTAGTGTAAAGAAGAAAATGAGATAGAAGACAATTTGAGCCCAAATAAAAACCAGCATGTGGCACTTTAAGGTAAAAAAgatgtttaaagaaaatttgtctgctacaaaaattttaaaatcgaaaCTCCAAGATGCTAACATAAATGTTACCTAGCGTACTATTGgcaaaaattaacagaaatagATTTTAAAGCCTACCATCCTACCAGGAAGCTCAAGTTAACAGCTGCAATGCAAAGCCAAGTTTCTGATGTGAGCCAAACAATAACGTGATAAAGAGATAGGTAATTTTATCACTAGTCATACATTCAATATCATTTTCTATGCAATGATGTAAGATTTGCAGAGATTTTCGAATTGTACTTCTATTTTTGACAGGTTTGTTTTAACGATGAAAGCAGAATAAAGCTGTTTGTGTGTTCTGACAAAACCTGATTGTGTTGTTCAGCCTATTAAACATCCTACAGAAATCATGATTCATCAGCAAGGGTACTAGATGTTTGTATGAGGTAAATTGCAAGATCAATACAAAGATGTCTTATAAAATCAGTTGATTCCTCAGCTCAAAGAATAGTTCTAAATGGGAAACCATTCATTTTTGTGCAAAATGGAGCTCCCTGCCTCTCACTAAGGTCTATAGAAGCTTTTTAGCAGAACATAGTAATCCTCTTAATTAGATTGGCTTAGCAATCCCCCCAATACCCAATTGGAAATATGTGAGAGCTGATTAAAAGACATTTGGCTAATGTGATTACAAACAAAACCCAGCTCTTATAAAAGATCATTCTTTTGTGGAATTATACTCTTCAGATGCATTGAAACCATGCAGTAcagaattaaaataaagtagTTACAGGTGGTTcaagaaaacattaatttttcattacatattcttcatttttgtttgataatcaataaatacatattttttctataatatggTGTGTTATTAGAGTTACAGATGTTTGTGTGGTTGATAATATGGTAAATATACATTGTatctcataaaaaataatacatgatacattttctataaaatcttATAGTGTGTCTAATAATTTGGCTAAAAGTGTAATCAATTTGTCTAACAAACACATATATGACAAAATTACATACCTGATCCACTAACAGCATAAAAATAAAGCCCAATACAAGACTTATGCCAATAACGGAAAGAGGATCTTTATGATCTGTTTCAGGTTCTTGTGAACTGTGATAATGGGGATTTTCTGAAACTAATGATCTTACTCCCTCAGGAATAATAACGGCTAAAGCAGTTCCCACTAGCAGACCTGCTCCAAATACTGtaatcttttttaatttgtcctaaaaaaaaatatgttgaataataaagtCGATATTTTAAACTAATCGAagtattcaaatatataataccTCCGAAAATGTGAAGAATAATGGTATAGATCCTGCTATGAAGGATCCAATCAACATAACAAATACTAATCCTAGTAACACAGATGTTTCCTCCATGATTTCACttaaataatataaactaaactatgtataaatgaaaagtttacttatggtttatacattatttaCAAAAGGTAATAAAAATATGCGTGCGTTTCATAACATATTGTAACAAAcatcatttatattttgaaaatataaactataaatttacacgtatctaaaaaattaaaatattaccGAATTGTCAAATACGATTTAGAATCATTTGACAAGTGTCAAAGGAATATGGGAccatagataaatgaaaatCAGAGAATAGAAACGTTTTAAATTTTGACGATTATGACATGtagtattataaattataatttgaaatttgaagttaataaaaattacattgaTGATATATGGATTATGGGAAGATATAGAAAACCATAATAGAATATCCACATTTTATTACGTTGTTCTCACAGTTTTAGCGAAGTCGGAAGAGTTGATAGTTTTATGGATGAAGTGTCCCAAAAATAGTTAAAACCATATgacaaaatgtcaaaaaatgcaTGACCCTGACTTCAGATGTCTACAAAAATGTATAcagaaactatgaaaataaataaaatataaaatgaacttACAAACATTGTTTCAAGATTTTAATCCAAGGTAAATTCTTATGCAACATGTTGAAATTACTTTTATATAGcataatacattatttaaaacatattttttttagcaAGTTCGTTGTACACACTTGTCTTTTAGTGTTTACaattctattttcattaaaattagaTAACTACGTATCCTGGTCATTCTGGACCGTTTTCACACCGATTTGGGTGTGGAAAGTTTTAGTTATAACTGGAGCGACTGTAGGGAGCTATGTCTGGTGGAGATATCCACATTTCAGGTAACTAGGCGTATTTGAAATCTGGCTTTAACCCGTGATAATAAGTATACATAAATATGacgacttatttttttatttcgtcaaaAGTATGTAATTTTTTAGTATAGTATAAATAGTACTTGAAATAGAACTAAAAACATCTATCACCAACTAATTAGTTTGTGATTTAATAACACAGACCTGcatttattaacattttgtgagttgattaaaaatttctaattgttttCTAGCAATTTCTGATTTCAAATCggctttagttttttttgtatcacaagattatttttcaaaataaggaaaaaaattcaaaaataaacaaaatattcatacaaaaactgttagtaatgtttatttatttttcacaattctttaaataatgttttctttgttgactAAAACTTCTCTTGGTGTTTGTTCTGTCATATTTCACTGAAAGATTTCTCGTTGATTTCCAATAGTAATTACCAGCACTTGTATGTCTCAGCGCCCTTGAAATCTTTTTTCCATCTCTTGAAAATAGTTTAATGAAATTTCTCATATCCCCCCCTTTACTAACGCCACCAAGATTTTCCAGAAAATTGTCCAAATGGGAAggtaaaaaaaggaattttttcagcacattttcaatgatttcaaaCTAGTTTGGGTCTTTGTAATTTCCAAGAAATTTATGTACAGCTTCTTCAAAAGCACTCCACACATTTTTCCTCTTTATCTGCCATTACCTTTGCAAATTCTGTATCTCTCATCAAGTTCTCAATCTGCTGGCCTACAAAGAGGCAGCGACACCATACCTGGGACCAAAGCTCTACTGTAGCCTCATGAGATGCCACAATAATAGAAAACTGAGCAGATGATTAAAAATTCAGATGGAGTCTAACTGGTGGAACATTCCAAGCCTAAGgcaatccaaaagattcataatcATATCAACTAAGCAGTCTGAAGAACATCTCGTGATGACCGGAAACTACATCAAACTGGTTGTAGGTCTCTAGATATATAACAATTCACACCATTTACGTGGAACTGGGAGTGCTCACTGTACAAGAAGTTGTCCAATCATCACAACATcataaaactatagaaacccACCCAAATCCACTACTAGAGGAGTTAACGCCATGAAACGCGAAAAGATTGGAAAAAAGTTGGCCAACAGACCTAATATGAGGTATAAGAGGTTACATCACTGGATGTAAGCCACATTAAGACATTATAGATGTTAGATTATTTAACACTCACGAGCAAATTAACCCAAAGAATGTATAAATAGTCCAGTCAATatagacaataaaaaatcaattctaacctttttttcctcgaaaactgttaattcgCTGTTGAAACTCAGCAATTTtccatagatattttttatcttcactTTTTTTCCTGATTTGGAAATTGGTATTAATGTAGCTGATCAGCAGGATCtagcaaaatttcaaaaatggtctttgaaacaaaaaagtttgagaaacAAGTGTCTGCTGTGTGAATTGGGTTTATTGTGGATCATTCTGGTCTGAACCCATATTAGTAGTCTCCCACTATGTTTTCTTCATATGATTGTAGTTTTAAAAAACTGAGCTTAACTATCTAAAATTACCTCATCCCAAAATATGTGCAGACCAGTGTAATTAATTGGTGACCATATTTATTGGTTACTAAAATTGTGGTTTTAGAGTTAACTCTCTTCAaagagtttaatttttttttattctatgaagtttttgattaatagggtacttgcattttttaaaaatatttatttttttgtttattttataagttcttcATATGTAATAATGtcagaaatcaaaatatttaattaaatgtgaaaaaatagtatctaaatatttaattgaaaatcgcgaaaatttaaaattttcaaatacataaGAAAACGATTTTCCTTGGTTTACAGTTGAAACATCATAGGTTCAATAAAAGTATTGagcagttgtctgcttgatgatcgGGAGGTTATCGTTtcgttgccggcaacgtagcgtgtgctgttataatacagtttttatttattacttacatataagtaaacaaaaatttatataagaataaagtgaataaactcTTTATAGGTTAAGCTCTTACGACCAATTTTTTGGCGTCATCAGGTGTTATTTTTACATCCTGGTACtaaacacgatttatatatcatttttcagattaatgaaagtttattttggaataaccgagagattattttataactatgacgtcacgcaatatggcggcctcactgaaatgttgaaactgcctacaaattttttttaatttttaataatttttatctataaatgtctatcaaagaattaaaaacaaatatgtaacattgaaatgttgaaactacctacaaaattttctaatttttaataatttttctctctataaatatcaatcaaagaattgaaaacaaatatgtaacactgaaatgttgaaactaccttcaaaattttcaattttcaataatttttttctataaatatcgatcaaagaattaaaaacaaatatgtaataCATGTtgtttgtatataaactattttttttctcaaatcatgCAAATACgctattataaattttactaagtttttatttgataacttCTAGATTAGAAGGTGAAGCTTATATTCATTATAAGTCAATGTTAATATCTCTAGCATTGCACTTGATATTATTGATGTTTGAGCTGTTAGTATGTGACAAACTTGAGTCATCAAGACATTTGTGGATTTTGGTATTTATTcctttaatttttatatcaattgttAGTATAGCAGTCTGTATATGGGCCGTGAAGCACGACAGATCATTCGAAGTAAGTAATTCATAGCCCCGAAAACAAGTTTGTGAATGAATAACTATTTGTTTCAGCT includes:
- the LOC130892954 gene encoding zinc transporter ZIP9 — protein: MEETSVLLGLVFVMLIGSFIAGSIPLFFTFSEDKLKKITVFGAGLLVGTALAVIIPEGVRSLVSENPHYHSSQEPETDHKDPLSVIGISLVLGFIFMLLVDQISQSKNENLNPSERNSTATIGLVVHAAADGVALGAAATTSHADVEIIVFLAIMLHKAPAAFGLVSFLLHEGMERQRIRKHLLIFSLSAPVLTCVTYFGIGQKQKETLSSLNGTGIAMLFSAGTFLYVATVHVLADITQGHSHGYDKLPQIENSKLSSVGPRLRVIELLFLIAGCLFPILLSIGHHH